A segment of the Agromyces sp. H17E-10 genome:
AACGAGGCCGCGCTGCTGACGGCGCGCTCGAACGCGCAGCTCATCGACAACCGCGCCCTCGACGAGGCGGTCGACCGCGTCATCGCCGGCCCCCAGCGCCGCACCCGCGTCATGAAGGACAAGGAGAAGCTCATCACGGCCTACCACGAGGGCGGCCACGCCCTCGCCGCGGCGGCGATGAACTACACCGACCCCGTCACGAAGATCACGATCCTGCCGCGCGGCCGCGCCCTCGGCTACACGATGGTCATGCCGCTCGAAGACAAGTACTCGATCACCCGCAACGAGCTGCTCGACCAGCTCACCTACGCCATGGGCGGCCGCGTCGCGGAGGAGATCGTCTTCCACGACCCGTCGACGGGTGCCTCGAACGACATCGAGAAGGCCACGGGCACCGCCCGCAAGATGGTCACCGAGTACGGCATGTCCGCGAACGTCGGCGCCGTGAAGCTCGGTCAGTCTTCGGGCGAGATGTTCCTCGGCCGCGACATGGGACACCAGCGCGACTACTCCGAGGGCATCGCCGAGAAGGTCGACGCCGAGGTGCGCACGCTCATCGAGCAGGCGCACGACGAGGCGTGGCAGGTGCTCAACGACAACCGCGACATCCTCGACAAGCTGGCCGCCGAACTGCTCGAGCACGAGACGCTCGACCACAACCAGATCGCCGAGATCTTCAAGGACGTCAAGAAGCTCCCCGAGCGCCCGCTCTGGCTCTCGAGCGACAACCGTCCGGTGAGCGACCTGCCGCCGATCAGCTTCCCGACCGAGAAGATGCCGATCGACTCGGGCGCCGTCGACGGCGGCGTCGACTCGGGCTCGACCCCGAGCGAGGAGCCGGCACCCGTGCGCACGCCGCGCTCGAACCCGCGCCCCGCCACTGCGTGAGCCGGTGCGAGGGCTGAGGCACAGACCCGAAGGGCGGCCCATGGCCGGAGTCGACACCGAACGCATCGAGCGGGCCGTGCTCGAGATCCTCCTCGCGATCGGGGAGGATCCGGCGCGTCCCGGCCTCGAACGGACGCCGCAGCGCGTGGCCGAGGCGTACGCCGAGTTCTTCGGCGGTCTCGACGTCGACCCGCTGTCGCACCTCGCCGACAGCGTGCCGCTCGGGTCGACCGAGGCCGGCGTGCCCGCGACGAGCGATGCCGTCGTGCTGCGCGACCTCTCGTTCCGCTCGGTGTGCGAGCACCACCTGCTGCCGTTCGTCGGCACCGCGCACGTCGCCTACCTGCCGGGCGACCGGGTCGTCGGCCTCGGCCGTATCCCCGCGGTCGTCGACACGCTCGCGCACCGCCCGCAGCTGCAGGAGCGGCTCGCCGAGGAGATCGCCGACACGCTCGTCGCAGGCCTCGACCCGAAGGGCGTGCTCGTCGTGCTCGACGCGCAGCATCGGTGCGTCACGACCCGGGGCTCGCGCCAGGAGCGCAGCTCCACCGTGACGATCGCGAGCCGCGGTGCGCTCGCCGAGCCCGTCGCCCGGGCCGAGATCATCGCGTTGATCGGTGCGCGCGATGGGTGACGGTGGTCTCGATACGGTCGCTTCGCTCCCTACTCGACCGACCTCTCGCCCGCTGGTCATGGGCGTCGTCAACGTCACGCCCGACTCGTTCAGTGACGGCGGGCGGTGGTTCGACGCGGACGCGGCGATCGCGCACGGCGTCGAGCTCGCCGAGCAGGGCGCCGACCTCGTCGACGTCGGCGGCGAGTCGACCCGCCCGGGCGCGGCACGGGTCGAACCCGACGAGGAGTTGCGCCGCGTCGTGCCCGTGATCCGGGAGCTCACGGCACGCGGCATCCGGGTCAGCGTCGACACGATGCGTGCGGCGACCGCACGGGCCGCCGTCGAGGCGGGCGCCGAGATCATCAACGACGTGTCGGCGGGCCTCGCCGACGAGGCGATGGCGAGCGTCGCGGCCGAGACCGGCGCACGCTACGTCGCGATGCACTGGCGCGGACACTCCGACCGCATGGACTCGCTCGCCGAGTACGGCGACGTCGCGGTCGAGGTGCGCGACGAGCTCGCGGCCCGCGTCGACGCGCTCGTCGCCGCGGGCGTCGCGGCCGACCGGATCATCCTCGACCCGGGCCTCGGCTTCGCGAAGCGGGGCGAGCAGAACTGGCAGTTGCTCGGACGACTCGACGTGCTCGCCGGGCTCGGCCTGCCGATCCTCGTCGGTGCGTCGCGCAAGCGCTTCCTCGGCGCGATGCTTCCAGAGGGGGCATCCGTCGCCGAACGCGACCTGCCGACCGCGGTCGTGAGCGTGCTCTCGGCGCAGGCCGGCGCGTGGGGGGTGCGGGTGCACGACGTCGTCGCCACGCGCCGCGCGCTCGACGTCCTCGGGGCGTGGCAGAGTGGACGACGTGGCTGAACCGCGACCCGACCGAATCACCCTCACGGGGCTGCGCGTGCGCGCCAACCACGGCGTCTTCGAGTTCGAACGCGTCGAGGGGCAGGAATTCGTGATCGACGTCTCGGTCGCGGTCGACCTCGCCGCCGCGGCGCGGGGCGACGACCTCGCGAGCACCGTGCACTACGGCGAGCTCGCCGAGCAGGTGGTCGCCGCCGTCGAGCGCGACCCCGTCGACCTCATCGAGACCGTCGCCGAACGCGTCGCGGGCGTCGCGCTCGGCTTCGCCGCCGTCGACGAGGTCGAGGTCACCGTGCACAAGCCGCAGGCGCCGATCACCGTGCCGTTCGGCGACGTCGCGGTCACGATCACGAGGCGCCGGGCATGAGCCGCGCCGTCGTCGCGTTCGGCGCGAACCTCGGCGACCGGGAGGCGACGATCGACGCCGCGGTGAGGGCGCTCGCCGACGCCGCGGGGGTCGAGCTCATCGCCGTGTCGCCGCTCTACGAGACGCCCGCGCTCAAGACGACCGGCGTCGACCACGACGCGCCCGGCTACCTCAACGGGGTGCTCGTGGTCGAGACCGTGCTCGATCCGCACGCCCTCCTCGACGTGCTGCAGCGCATCGAGCACGAGCAGGGCCGGGTGCGCGCCGAGCGCTGGGGCGACCGCACGCTCGACCTCGACCTCATCGACTTCGACGGCCTCGAGCTCGCCGACGAGCGACTCGAGCTGCCGCATCCGCGGGCTTGGCAGCGGGCGTTCGTGCTGCAGCCCTGGCTCGACGTCGACCCCGACGCCGTGCTGGCCGGTCGCGGCCCGGTGTCGGCGCTGCGGGCCGAGACCTCCGACGAGGTGGTGCGGCGATGAGGCGCACCCACTTCTCGACCGTGCTCGCATTCCTGCTCGGCGGGCTCGTCATCGGCTACCTGGGCGATCTGGCGATCGTGAGTGCGGGGTCGAAGGCACTCGTGCCGCCGATCTCGCTCGCGATCACCCTCGTCGGCGTCGCCGCGATCGTGGTCGCCCTCGCATGGCCGATCCGGCGGGCCGTCACGGGCAAGACCGTGCGTCGCATCGATCCGTTCCGCGCGATGCGCGTCGCCGTGCTCGCGAAGGCGTGCAGCCTGAGCGGTGCGCTCGTGCTCGGCATCGGGCTCGGCATCGCGTTCTTCCTGCTCACCCGCACCGTGATGCCGCCCGTGGGAGTCGTCTGGCAGGCGCTCGCGACCGCGATCGGCGCCGCGCTGCTGCTCGCCGGCGGGCTCATCGCCGAGTGGTGCTGCACCCTCCCGCCCGACGACCCCGACGAGAAGGAAGAGCACGCACATGCCTGAGCCCGAGGGTGCACCGGTCGAGGCGCCCGAGCCCGCGGCTCCGGCTGTCCCCGATGTTCCGGCTGGCGTCGAGGCGGCGCCCGCTGGCACACACGTGCCCGCGCCCGCCGCTGCGCCAGCCCTCGACGCCGCGCACGTGCCCGACGTCGAGTGGCGTCGCGTGTCGCCGAAGTACATCGTGGTCGAGGTCGTCGGCTCGCTCATCGGCATGGTCGTCTTCGTCGGCGCGCTCGTGGTCGTGCACCTGCTCTGGCAGCCCTGGTGGGCGCTCTGGGCGGCCGGCGCGGTAGCGCTCGTCTCGCTCATCGGCATCGCGCTCGAACCACGCCGTGTGCGCTCGATCGGGTACCGCCTGCGTGAGGACGACCTGCTCTTCCGGCGCGGCATCATGTTCCAGCGGCAGGTCGCGGTGCCCTACGGGCGCATGCAGCTCATCGACATCACCCGCGGCCCGGTGGCCCGTGCGCTCGGGCTCGCCGAGCTCAAGTTCGTCACCGCGGCGGCGTCGACCGCGGTGACGGTTCCCGGCATCCCGATGGAGGAGGCCGACCGGCTGCGAGACGAGCTCGTCGCCCTCGCCGAGACCCGCCGGGCGGGACTGTGAGCGCACCCGCGCGACCCGCGCCGGTGACGAACCTCGCCGACGGCGAGTGGCACCGACTGCACCCCGCCAGTCCCCTCCTGCGCGGCGGGCTCGTGTTCATCGCCGTGCTCGGCTTCGTCATCGCGAACCTCCGCGAGCGCGCGGTCGACCTGCTGCTCGCGATCTTCGCGCCCGAGGCCGGCGACGAGCTCGGGCCGCGCTACGAGGAGTGGCAGAACGACTGGGCGAACGACCCCGTCGGCGGCATCGTGTCGCACGGGCTCGTCGGCTGGGCCGTGCTGGCGGTCGCCGTCGTCATCATCGCCGTCATCATCGGCTTCTGGATGTCGTGGCGGATGCACACCTTCCGCGTGACGCGCGAGGCGGTCGAGGTGCGCCGCGGCATCCTCTTCAGGTCGCACCGAAGCGCCCGCCTCGACCGCATCCAGGGCATCAACGTCAACCGGCCGCTGTTCGCGCGGCTGTTCGGCACCGCGAAGCTCGAGGTCTCGGTCGCGGGGCAGTCGGGCAACGTCGAGCTCTCGTACCTCGGGTCGGCGCTCGCCGACGGCCTGCGCGCCGACATCCTGCGACTCGCCTCGGGCGTGCGCGCCGAGCGGGCGGCGGCGGATGCGGCGGCGGATGCGGCGGCCGGCAGGCCCACGACCCCTCCGGGTTCTGCCGCCAGTGCGCCCGAGGGGCCGGCCGAACTGCACCGCGCCGCCGTGAGCGCCCGCGCCGGTGCGCTCGTGAACCAGCGCGTCGACGAGTTCCTCGCACCCGAGCTCGATCCCCAGCTCGCCCCGCCCGAGTCGGTCGTGCACCTGCCGATCGCGCGGGTGGTCGGGTCGACGCTGCTCGGCGGATCGACGGTCTGGGCCATGATCCTCGTCGTCATCATCGCCGTCGGCGTCTCGACGGGGCAGGGCTGGGTGCTGTTCAGCTTCGTGCCCGCGGCGATCGGTCTCGTGAGCTACACGTGGTCGCGCATCACGAAGTCACTGCGGTACTCGATCGCGGGCACCCCCGACGGCGTGCGCATCGGGCACGGACTGCTGTCGACCGGCAACCAGACCATCCCGCCCGGGCGCATCCACGCGATCGAGGCGACGCAGTGGGTGTTCTGGCGCCCGTTCGGCTGGTGGTCGATCCGCATCAACGTCGCGGGTCACTCGGTCGCGAACTCGAACGAGGCCGCACAGCGCACGACGGTGCTGCCGGTCGGCACGGCCGCCGACGTGCATCGCGTGCTGGCCCTCCTGATCCCGGATGCCGCTGCCGAGGTCGATCCGCTCGTCGGCGCCGGCCTCACCGGTCGCGGCACGACGTCGGGATTCTCGGAGACCCCGCGGCGCGCCGCGTGGCTGCGACCGTTCTCGTGGCGCCGCATCGGCTGGGCCGCGGCCGACGGGGTCGCGCTCATCCGGCGCGGAGCGATCGTGCGCAGCCTCACCCTCGTGCCGCTCGCCCGCATGCAGTCGGTCGCGGTGTCGGCCGGCCCGATCGACCGTGCGCTGCGGCTCTCGGCACTGCGGCTGCACACCGTGACGGGTCCCGTGAGCGCCGTGCTGCCGGTCGTCGACCGCGACGAGGCGACCCGCCTGTTCGAGCGCCTCGCCGACGAGGCCGTCGCGCGAGCGGCGACCGACACGACGCACCACTGGGGTGCCGCGCCGCGGACGGCACCCGCGATCGCCGAATCCGCAACCGCGCCCGAGGAGACCCACGATGCCCGCTGAACGCGCAGGCCGACTCGGCGTCGGCACCATCGGCGCGGGGAGGGTCGGCGCCGTGCTCGCCGCCGCGCTCGGCGGAGCGGGGCATGCGCTCACGGGCGTCGCCGCCGTCTCGGAGTCGAGTCGCGAGCGCGCGAGCGTGATGCTGCCCGGCGTTCCGGTGCTCGAGGTGCCGCTCATCGTCGAGCGCAGCGAGCTCGTGCTGCTCGCCGTGCCCGACGACGAGCTCGAAGGTCTCGTCGCCGGACTCGCCGAGGCCGGCGTCTGGCAGCCCGGCCAGCTCGTGCTGCACACCTCGGCGCGGTTCGGCACCGGCGTCCTCGATCCCGCGAGGCGGGCCGGGGCGATCCCGCTGGCGGTGCACCCCGCGATGACGTTCACGGGCACGAGCATCGACCTCGCCCGGCTGCCGGGCACCTGGTTCGCGGTCACCGCACCGGCGCCCGTGCTGCCGATCGGGCAGGCGCTCGTGGTCGAGATGGGCGGCGAACCGTTCATCGTCGCAGAGGCCGATCGCCCGGCCTACGGCGACGCCGTCGACGCGGTCGTGTCGTTCTCGAGCGCGATCGTCGACCAGGCGAGCACGCAGCTCGACGCGATCGGCGTGCCGCGGCCGGGCGCCGTGCTCGCCTCGCTCGCGCGCAGCGCCGTCGAGAACGCGCTCGCCCGCCACGACGGCGGGCCGTTGCCCGAGGGTACGATCGACGAGGCCGCGTCCGACCGGCCGTCAGGAGGTGGCGCGTGAGCACGATCGAGGCTCGAGCCGACGGCACTCGCGTGGTCTCGACGATCGCCGAGCTTCGTGGCCTCGTCGCCGCCGAGCGTCGCGGCGGAGCATCCGTGGCGTTCGTGCCGACCATGGGCGCACTGCACGACGGCCATCTCGCGCTCGTCGCCCGCGCGCGCGAGCTCGCCGACCTCGTGATCGTGTCGATCTTCGTCAACCCCCTGCAGTTCGGCCCGGGGGAGGACCTCGACCGCTACCCGCGCACGCTCGACGCCGACGTCGCCGCGCTCGCGCCCCTCGGCGTCGAGTTCGTGTTCGCGCCCTCGACCGGTGAGATGTACCCCGACGGCCCGAGCTCGACGCGCGTCGTGGCGGGCGAGGTCGGCGGACTCTACGAGGGCGCCTCGCGTCCCGGTCACTTCGACGGCATGCTCACAGTCGTCGCCAAGCTCCTGCACATCGTCGCGCCCGACGTCGTCGTGTTCGGTCAGAAGGACGCGCAGCAGGTGTTCCTCGTGCGCCGCATGGTGCACGATCTCGACCTGCCGCTCGAGGTCGAGGTCGTGCCGACCGTTCGCGAGCCCGACGGGCTCGCGCTGTCGAGCCGCAACCGCTTCCTCGGCGCGGCCGAGCGCAGCACGGCGCTCGTGCTCTCGGAGGCGCTCGCCGCAGCCGCCGATGCCGCGTCCGACGGCGTCGACGAGGCGCTCGCCGAGGCGGTCGCCGCCTTCGGCGACCACGACGGCGCCGAGCTCGACTACTTCGTGATCGTCGACCCCGGCACCTTCCTGCCCGTCGCGGCGGATGCCTCGGGGCCGGCGCTCGCCCTCGTCGCCGCACGCGTCGGCGCGACCAGGCTCATCGACAACCGCCCGATCGAACTCGGCTGAATCCGCGCCCGGCGGGCGGCAAGTAGGCTGGTGCACGCACCCGCTGCCGCCCTGCGCGGCACTGCCCGCGCGCGACGAGAGAGAACGATGGCCGACGAGACGCCGAACCAGCCCGCCGAACCCACTGCCGAAGAGATCAGCGAGCAGAAGTCCGTTCGGCTCGCCAAGCGCGAGCGGCTGATCGGCGAGGCATCCGATCTCGGCGGCGGCGCCTACCCGGTGCGACTGCCGATCACGACGACGATCCCCGAGGTGCGCGACCGGTTCGTCGGCCTCGGCGTCGACGAGGCGTCGGGCGAGACGGTCGGCGTCGCGGGGCGCGTCGTGCACCTGCGCAACACGGGCAAGCTGTGCTTCGCGGCCCTGCAGTCGGGCGACGGCAGCCGCATCCAGGCGATGGTCTCCCTCGCCGAGGTCGGCGAGGAGTCGCTCGCGGCGTGGAAGGAGCTCGTCGACCTCGGCGACCACCTGTTCGTCTCGGGCGAGGTCATCACGAGCCGCCGCGGCGAGCTCTCGATCATGGTGAAGGAGTGGCGCATCGCGGCCAAGGCGATCCTGCCGCTGCCGAACCTGCACAACGAGCTGAACGAAGAGACCCGGGTGCGCTCGCGCTACCTCGACCTCATCGCCCGCGAGCAGGCGCGCCGCAACGTCATCGACCGCGCCAAGGTCAACGCGAGCCTGCGCCAGACCTTCACGAGCCTCGGCTTCATCGAGGTCGAGACCCCGATGCTGCAGGTCATGCACGGCGGCGCCTCGGCCCGCCCGTTCGTCACGCACTCGAACGCGTTCGACACCGAGCTGTACCTGCGCATCGCGCCCGAGCTCTACCTCAAGCGCGCGGTCGTCGGCGGCATCGAGCGGGTGTACGAGATCAACCGCAACTTCCGCAACGAGGGCGCCGACTCGACGCACTCGCCCGAGTTCGCGATGCTCGAGGCCTACGAGGCGTACGGCGACTACAACACGATCGCCGACCTCACCCAGAAGCTCATCCAGGACGCCGCGGTCGCCGTGTCGGGCTCGCACGTCGTGACGTGGGCCGACGGCACCGAGTACGACCTCGGCGGCGACTGGGACCGCATCTCGATGTACGGCTCGCTCTCGCAGGCGATCGCCGAGGAGATCACCCCCGAGACGCCGATGTCGCGCCTGAAGGAGCTCGCCGACGAGGCGGGCATCGAGGTCGACCACCCGATCCCCGGCAAGTACGTCGAGGAGCTCTGGGAGCACCACGTCAAGGGCGGGCTCGAGCGCCCGACCTTCGTCATGGACTTCCCCGAGGACACGTCGCCGCTCGTGCGCGGCCACCGGTCGATCGCCGGCGTCGTCGAGAAGTGGGACCTCTACATCCGCGGCTTCGAGCTCGCGACGGGGTACTCCGAGCTCGTCGACCCCGTCATCCAGCGCGACCGCTTCGTCGCCCAGGCGAAGCTCGCCGCCGGCGGCGACCCCGAGGCGATGCGCCTCGACGAGGAGTTCCTG
Coding sequences within it:
- the folE gene encoding GTP cyclohydrolase I; this encodes MAGVDTERIERAVLEILLAIGEDPARPGLERTPQRVAEAYAEFFGGLDVDPLSHLADSVPLGSTEAGVPATSDAVVLRDLSFRSVCEHHLLPFVGTAHVAYLPGDRVVGLGRIPAVVDTLAHRPQLQERLAEEIADTLVAGLDPKGVLVVLDAQHRCVTTRGSRQERSSTVTIASRGALAEPVARAEIIALIGARDG
- the folP gene encoding dihydropteroate synthase, which encodes MGVVNVTPDSFSDGGRWFDADAAIAHGVELAEQGADLVDVGGESTRPGAARVEPDEELRRVVPVIRELTARGIRVSVDTMRAATARAAVEAGAEIINDVSAGLADEAMASVAAETGARYVAMHWRGHSDRMDSLAEYGDVAVEVRDELAARVDALVAAGVAADRIILDPGLGFAKRGEQNWQLLGRLDVLAGLGLPILVGASRKRFLGAMLPEGASVAERDLPTAVVSVLSAQAGAWGVRVHDVVATRRALDVLGAWQSGRRG
- the folB gene encoding dihydroneopterin aldolase, coding for MAEPRPDRITLTGLRVRANHGVFEFERVEGQEFVIDVSVAVDLAAAARGDDLASTVHYGELAEQVVAAVERDPVDLIETVAERVAGVALGFAAVDEVEVTVHKPQAPITVPFGDVAVTITRRRA
- the folK gene encoding 2-amino-4-hydroxy-6-hydroxymethyldihydropteridine diphosphokinase — protein: MSRAVVAFGANLGDREATIDAAVRALADAAGVELIAVSPLYETPALKTTGVDHDAPGYLNGVLVVETVLDPHALLDVLQRIEHEQGRVRAERWGDRTLDLDLIDFDGLELADERLELPHPRAWQRAFVLQPWLDVDPDAVLAGRGPVSALRAETSDEVVRR
- a CDS encoding DUF3180 domain-containing protein encodes the protein MRRTHFSTVLAFLLGGLVIGYLGDLAIVSAGSKALVPPISLAITLVGVAAIVVALAWPIRRAVTGKTVRRIDPFRAMRVAVLAKACSLSGALVLGIGLGIAFFLLTRTVMPPVGVVWQALATAIGAALLLAGGLIAEWCCTLPPDDPDEKEEHAHA
- a CDS encoding PH domain-containing protein, producing the protein MPEPEGAPVEAPEPAAPAVPDVPAGVEAAPAGTHVPAPAAAPALDAAHVPDVEWRRVSPKYIVVEVVGSLIGMVVFVGALVVVHLLWQPWWALWAAGAVALVSLIGIALEPRRVRSIGYRLREDDLLFRRGIMFQRQVAVPYGRMQLIDITRGPVARALGLAELKFVTAAASTAVTVPGIPMEEADRLRDELVALAETRRAGL
- a CDS encoding PH domain-containing protein, with the protein product MSAPARPAPVTNLADGEWHRLHPASPLLRGGLVFIAVLGFVIANLRERAVDLLLAIFAPEAGDELGPRYEEWQNDWANDPVGGIVSHGLVGWAVLAVAVVIIAVIIGFWMSWRMHTFRVTREAVEVRRGILFRSHRSARLDRIQGINVNRPLFARLFGTAKLEVSVAGQSGNVELSYLGSALADGLRADILRLASGVRAERAAADAAADAAAGRPTTPPGSAASAPEGPAELHRAAVSARAGALVNQRVDEFLAPELDPQLAPPESVVHLPIARVVGSTLLGGSTVWAMILVVIIAVGVSTGQGWVLFSFVPAAIGLVSYTWSRITKSLRYSIAGTPDGVRIGHGLLSTGNQTIPPGRIHAIEATQWVFWRPFGWWSIRINVAGHSVANSNEAAQRTTVLPVGTAADVHRVLALLIPDAAAEVDPLVGAGLTGRGTTSGFSETPRRAAWLRPFSWRRIGWAAADGVALIRRGAIVRSLTLVPLARMQSVAVSAGPIDRALRLSALRLHTVTGPVSAVLPVVDRDEATRLFERLADEAVARAATDTTHHWGAAPRTAPAIAESATAPEETHDAR
- a CDS encoding Rossmann-like and DUF2520 domain-containing protein, producing MPAERAGRLGVGTIGAGRVGAVLAAALGGAGHALTGVAAVSESSRERASVMLPGVPVLEVPLIVERSELVLLAVPDDELEGLVAGLAEAGVWQPGQLVLHTSARFGTGVLDPARRAGAIPLAVHPAMTFTGTSIDLARLPGTWFAVTAPAPVLPIGQALVVEMGGEPFIVAEADRPAYGDAVDAVVSFSSAIVDQASTQLDAIGVPRPGAVLASLARSAVENALARHDGGPLPEGTIDEAASDRPSGGGA
- the panC gene encoding pantoate--beta-alanine ligase; protein product: MSTIEARADGTRVVSTIAELRGLVAAERRGGASVAFVPTMGALHDGHLALVARARELADLVIVSIFVNPLQFGPGEDLDRYPRTLDADVAALAPLGVEFVFAPSTGEMYPDGPSSTRVVAGEVGGLYEGASRPGHFDGMLTVVAKLLHIVAPDVVVFGQKDAQQVFLVRRMVHDLDLPLEVEVVPTVREPDGLALSSRNRFLGAAERSTALVLSEALAAAADAASDGVDEALAEAVAAFGDHDGAELDYFVIVDPGTFLPVAADASGPALALVAARVGATRLIDNRPIELG
- the lysS gene encoding lysine--tRNA ligase, which gives rise to MADETPNQPAEPTAEEISEQKSVRLAKRERLIGEASDLGGGAYPVRLPITTTIPEVRDRFVGLGVDEASGETVGVAGRVVHLRNTGKLCFAALQSGDGSRIQAMVSLAEVGEESLAAWKELVDLGDHLFVSGEVITSRRGELSIMVKEWRIAAKAILPLPNLHNELNEETRVRSRYLDLIAREQARRNVIDRAKVNASLRQTFTSLGFIEVETPMLQVMHGGASARPFVTHSNAFDTELYLRIAPELYLKRAVVGGIERVYEINRNFRNEGADSTHSPEFAMLEAYEAYGDYNTIADLTQKLIQDAAVAVSGSHVVTWADGTEYDLGGDWDRISMYGSLSQAIAEEITPETPMSRLKELADEAGIEVDHPIPGKYVEELWEHHVKGGLERPTFVMDFPEDTSPLVRGHRSIAGVVEKWDLYIRGFELATGYSELVDPVIQRDRFVAQAKLAAGGDPEAMRLDEEFLRALEFGMPPSGGMGMGIDRLLMAVTGLGIRETILFPLVK